The Pseudomonas entomophila genome segment ATGCATCAGCGCGCGCGCCAGGTGCTTGCGCACGGTAGTCACCGAAACGCCGAGCCGCTCGGCGGCTTTTTCGTAGCTCAGGCCGTCGAGCTGCACGGCGAGAAAGATCGCCCGCGTGCGTGGGCCGAGGCCATCGAGCATGCGGTCGATGGCCATCAGGGTATCGAGGATGGCGGCCCGGGTTTCGGCGGAGGGCGCGTAGTGTTCCGGCTGCTGTGCCAGGGCTTCGAGGTAGGCGTTTTCCAGGCTGCGGCGGCGGTACAGGTCGATGACCAGGCCACGGGCGATGGTTGCCAGGTAGTGGCGCGGTTGGTTGAGCGTGCCTGCGGTGCGGGCCAGCAGCACCCGGATGAAGGTGTCCTGGGCCAGGTCGGCGGCATCGTCGGTGTTGTTCAGCCGCTGCCGCAACCAGCCGTGCAGCCAGCCGCTGTGCTCGCGGTAGAGCGTTTCCAGGCCAACGTGTGCAGCTCCGTCGGAAACAACGGTGGACATCGAAGCTCCCCCAACGACATATTTGGATGCAAATAAGAATTTGTCGCAAGTGTACTGGGTGAAGGTGGGATTGGGAATGGTGAGCGGTGAGAGAGGTTGTCGTCCTACGTGGATGGATCAGATTTTCCCTATTTCGAGTAGGGCGTTTCCGAAGCATGCTTTGACCGCTTTTGCGCCTTCGCCGTGAGGTCTAGTCTCGCCGGGTCGTTGCCAAATCAACGACCGGGTCTGCAAGCCTGCGCGGTATTACGAAGGTGCTCACCATGAGCCCCGGCGCTTTGCCGTGGGTCTCGCGCCATGGTGGCTACGTGCGGGTGACCTCTTGGTCAGCCGGGTTTTCGCCTCGTAATGCCCCGGTCTTGCAGGCCTGTACGTAGCTGCCACCCTTCACCTGCAAGTGGAGGGGCGGTGGTCCGACTTCCGCATTGCGAGGTGTTTATGCTCAAGATCGTTCCCGATCCACCCCATTCCACCGAGTCTCCTCACTTCCTCGAAGACACCCTGGTCCATGCCACTGAATACGTCGTGTGTGCGTTGGCGGTGACGCATCAATCGTTGACCCACCTGCCCAAATCGCCTGCCACGTTGGTAATGCTGACGGTAATGCACGAACTCGATGCCACCCGCACGTTACTGGAGTCAGCGTTGGCCCAGCTACAACTGAGTGTCCGACCGCCGTCATACACGCTTCACTGACAGGCTTGCGCAGGGCCCCTGTAGGAGCGGCTTCAGCCGCGATGCAGACACCGCGGTGCCTGGCACCAGCGCTGCTGGTGATCGCGGCTGAAGCCGCTCCTACAGGTAGCTCGGTCACCCCCTTCAAATCCTCAGAGGAACCTCGAATGGACAACGATCTCCCAGCAGACCACGGCCAACTCGGCTGGACCGTCGGCGCGTGCACGTTTATGGAAGGCGCCACCAAAGGCACGCGCCTGTTTCGCGTGGAACCCGGCAACTGCGCCAACCACGCCATGGAACAAGCCTCCGTGTTACTCGACAGCGCCCGCCGCGCATCATTCATCGGTGTGATGGACAACGAACCGGTGTTGGTCTGGGCGTCGCATTACCTCAGTGATATGGCCAAGGCACTGATTGACGATGCGCATATGGGCATTTTGAAGAAGGTTTGAACTGACGACACCCAACACATGCTGGCCTGTGGCAAACCCTGTCAGAATCACGACAAGGTAAATGTCACTCGGCCAGCCAGATTGACTGCTTGCGATCAGAGGTAGCGGCCAGAGCTCAAGGTAATGCGATGAACAAAAAAGCAAGAAGAATGGCTGCACTGCTGGCCGCTACAGCCGCCTATCAGGCTGAGCCTGACTGGGTGTTCGATCCCAGCTGCATGACCCGAATCCCCGATTGTCATAGCCTCATCGAAGTGCTTCGCCACATCAAGCACGGCGGGCCGGAGTGGAGGAATCGCACTGTCACCGTGGTGTTTTCCTGTCCGTTGAATGCCTGGATTCGGCTGTATTCGATGTACGACACCGATGCCCCGTACTTTGATTTCATGTACCCCCGTGAAGAGCCGCCTCGGCAAGCCCTCTGCGACGTGCTTCGGCAGTATTCGCAGTGTGCCTTTCTTGATTGGTCGCCCGGGCGCCTGGCCTGCATCGAGGCGCAGGGGGCAGATATTGAGTTGCTGGCGGACATCATTCGCGATGTTGCTGAAGTTGCGTGGGGGGAGTGCGGCACGGCTGTGGTTGCCTGGTATCAGGAAATGGGGAGAGCCTGAGGTAGGGGAGCGCGTCCTACAGGGATGAATCAGATTTTCCCTATTTCGAGTAGGTCGTTTCCGAAGCATGCTTTAGCCGCTTTTGCGCCTTCGCCGTGAGGTCTAGTCTCGCCGGGTCGTTGCCAAATCAACGACCGGGCCTGCAAGCCCGACCGCAAAAGGTTTACTGCCAAGGCATCAACAACATGTAAGCGTGTTGTTTGATGCGTCATGGCGGCTGCGTATGGGAGGCCCTCGGGCCTGCCGGTTTTCTCTTTTGCGCCGGTCTTGCAGACCTGTACGTAGCTGCCACCCTATCCACTGCAAGGGTGGCGTGGTGGCTGAAATCCAATGCAAAAGAGGATTTACCATGCTCAAGATCGTTCCCGATCCACCCCATTCCACCGAGTCTCCTCACTTCCTCGAAGACACCCTGGTTCACGCCACTGAGTACGTGATGTGCGCGTTGGCGGTGACGCATCAATCGTTGACCCACCTGCCCAAATCGCCTGCCACGTTGGTAATGCTGACGGTAATGCACGAACTCGATGCCACCCGCACGTTACTGGAGTCAGCGTTAGCCCAGCTACAGCTGAGTGTCCGACCGCCGTCATACACGCTGCACTGACAGGCTTGCGCAGGGCCCCTGTAGGAGCGGCTTCAGCCGCGATGCAGGCACCGCGGTGCCTGGCACCAGCGCTGCTGGTGATCGCGGCTGAAGCCGCTCCTACAGGTAGCTCGGTCACCCCCTTCAAATCCTCAGAGGAACCTCGAATGGACAACGATCTCCCAGCAGACCACGGCCAACTCGGCTGGACCGTCGGCGCGTGCACGTTTATGGAAGGCGCCACCAAAGGCACGCGCCTGTTCCGCGTGGAACCCGGCAACTGTGCCAACCACGCCATGGAACAGGCCTCCGTACTGCTCGACAGCGCCCGCCGTGCGTCATTCATCGGTGTGATGGACAACGAACCGGTGCTGGTGTGGGCGTCGCACTACCTCAGCGATATGGCCAAGGCGTTGATGGACGATGCGCATATGGGCATTTTGAAGAGGGTCTGAAACGACAATCGAGGGGGAGGGCCGCTTTGCTTCAGGACTCCATGCAGAGCAACCTCCTCTTCTCTGTACCTGGCATGCTGATTGACGTAGGTATGTCGGATTGGCTGTTGAGTTACCCCGTGAAAGCACATTTGCCATGGATTGTCGTGAACATTGGTTTTCTGGGTGCTGCCTGGGGATTCATGGTCGCCCAAATGAGTCTGTGCAACACCCTGATGTATTGCGGTGTGCTGTCAGTTGAGATGTAACGCTAGAACCGAGCTCTCGCTCCTTGCTGAAGGGAGCCGTTCGTGAACGGCAGCTTTCGACCCATAGCTGCCAGTGGCCAATAATTCCAATTGGCTAACCACCACCTGCCAGTAACCAATCAGTTACTCCTTATTGGACTGTTCCGCCCAATAGCCTCCAGACTGTCCTTTTACTTCCACGCCCTTTGCTGCGAGCATTTATTGCACTGACCCAGCCCTATGGATCTGAATATGATGGACCTTGCTGTCGAATTTCCCGAGTTCTTCCTGCCCAGCTGCACGTTGCGGCGGATTCATTGCAATGATGTTGAGGCGATTTTTGCCGGGCTTTCCAACCCGCAGGTGGTTGCCCACTACGGCGTGTCTTACGACAGCCTCGAAGCGACGGACGAACAGATGCGCTGGTATGACGCACTGCTGGAAGAGCACCGGGGCATTTGGTGGGGCGTTACCTTGCCGGGGCGGGACGAACTGGTAGGCGCCTGTGGTTTCAATGATTGGTCTCACTCTGATCGCAGCCTGGATATCGGCTATTGGTTGATACCGGAACACTGGGGCCGGGGGCTGATGCAAGACTGCCTGCCTACCATCCTCCGCTTCGCCCTGGGCACCCTCGGCGTACACCGCATCCACGCAGAAGTTGAGCCGGAGAACCCCGCCAGCACTCGTTTGCTGGAGCGGCTCGGCTTCGTGCTTGAGGGAACCTTGCGGGATGTGGAATACAAGAACGGACGCTTCCTCAACCTGCACCAGTACAGCCTGCTGGCCACTGACCCGGCGGGGCGAGCTTTGCTGGAGGACGACACGCCGATCCTTCGCCCATCCCGAGGATCTGATGCACAGGCGCTCAGTGCTTTGGCTCAGCGCAGCAAGGCCCATTGGGGATACCCCGCAGCCTGGATGAAGGCATGGGAGGCCGCGCTGACTTTCGACCCCGGGCAAATGACCCAGCAGTACGCGGTGCTGGTAGCAGCGGATGGCCAACTACTGGGCTTTTATGGGCTTGAGAGCGGCGAGGACGGCTGGCAGTTGGAGCATTGCTGGGTAGACCCACAGTCAATGGGAAGTGGTCACGGACGGCGCCTGGTGGGGCATGCTCTGGCCGTAGCGCGCGGGCTTGGCGTGAACAATTTAGCGGTGGAGTCAGACCCGTCGGCTCGTGGCTTCTACGAGCTACTCGGTGCACAGCATGTGCGCGATGTACCGCGCCCAGTATGTGGCGAGCCCCGTCATCTACCGATACTTAAGTGGGAGTTCAGTGACTAGACCTTATTGAAGAGTAACGTGTGTAGATCGATGGGCTGCTGGCAGGCTACTCACCGTTTGCTGCACCTTATGAAAGACAGCTATGGGTCGAAAGCCGCCGTTCGCGATTACCTGTTGTTAGCCCATAGCTCCCGTTTGCGGAGTGCAGACAAGAGGTAGGGGATTGCGTGCTGGTTATCTGTCAGCTCTATAAGCCCCCGGATTACCCCGTCGGCCAAACGGTCATGCCGAATTGCCTAGCGGGGGCTATCGTTGCTTCTCCGGGCAACGACTACCGACCGAGGGCGCTGCAATGAACACCAGTGATCTACTCGAACAGTTACTTCGGGCCGGCCAGGCCTCGCAATCGCAACAAGGGAGCGGCGGCCTGTCATCGCAAGACGGCCTGGGCGGTTTGGGCGGGTTGCTGGGTGGTCTGCTTGGCGGCAGTAGTGCAGCGGGTGGCGGTGGTGGCCTTGGTGGTTTACTCGGCGGCCTGTTAGGTGGCGGCAGCGCAGGCGGCGCTAACCAGGGGCGCCCCGCGGGTGGCACCAATTACGCGGCCCTGGCGTCGTTGGGCATGCTGGCGTTCCAGGCCTATCAAAGCTGGCAGCGCAGTCAGGCGGCAGCCCCGCAACAGGCCCTGCGCACTGTCGATCAATTGTCCGGCGCCGAGGCCGACGATCACAGCCATGCCATCTTGCGCGCGCTGATTGCGGCAGCCAAGGCTGACGGTCGCATCGACCAGAGAGAAGAACAGTTGATCTACGCCGAAATCAAACGTCACACCAACGACCCGCAGCTGCAGCAATGGCTGGATGAGGAAGTCGCCAAGCCACTCGATGCTGCCGAGGTGGCACAGTCGGCACTGGACCCGGCCATGGCCGCGGAAATGTACCTGGCCAGCGTGATGCTGGTGGATGACCAGCAGACCGCAGAGCGGGCCTACCTGGACGAGTTGGCCAGCGCACTGCAAATCGACCCGACATTGCAGGTGCACTTGGAGCAGCAGGCCAAGGGCGCCGCTTGACCGGGCTGGGGTGGCCAACTTCCGACCCAACTATCCTAAAAACCTGAGCGTCATGAGAAGGTCTGGAATGGCCGCTGGGCGGGCAGGGGCGCCGCCCGGTTTTATCTCGGAGAGTTGAGTGTCCGTTAATGTTTCGTACAGATGTTATGGCAAGGTGACTGCTGGGTAATAGCAAGGTGTAGTGGTCAACATGCTCTATGGCTAAGCACGTGCTCTGCTTGCCAAGCGACGTTTGATCGCCTCTACTGTAGATGACTGGGCCTACGTTTTACCCATATCCATAGGGGGCGTTATGACGGCGGATAACAGCGAGCATTCGCTTCATAATTTCTTGGGCGCTGCGCGATCTATAAAAAAATGCTTTGTTGATCCGCGGCGTGAGTGGTATGCAAAGCACCAGTCTTACCCTTTCTATATGTTCAGGGTGTGTGGTGTCGTCACAATACTGCTTGGCGTTATCCTTCCAGTTGTTGCTGTGACCTATTTCCAGTATAAAACCGAGGTTATGTCGGTGATGAGCTTAACAATCGCGGCACTGACAGGGTTGAGTAATTTTTTTCGTTGGGAAAGAAGCTGGCGCGGGCGGGAGCAATCAAAATTTGCAATCGATGCACTCGAAGCCAAGTGGGAATTGGAGCTAGCAAAAGCCAGTCATGTACTTTCGGAAGAAAAGCGGCTGGAACACGTGTATATCGCGACCAATGATTTTTTTACCAATGTTCGAATCATCTCTGCTGCCGAGACTGACGAATTTTTTAGTGGTATGCAATTTCCTCAAGTAGAAAAACCAGGTAAATCCAAGGCGCCATGAGGTTTTGTTGACGCTCGATAATGAATGCGTATTTGCAGTGTGGGAGGCTGAGTGTCATACCCTCAGCTAATAAAAATAATCTTAGAAACCAACTCCGCACTGTTCTTCGCCTGCAACTTCTTCATCAACCGCGCCCGATGCACCTCTACCGTCCGGTGCGAGATCCCTAGCTGCCGCGCCACCTCCTTGCACGTCAACCCATTCACGATATGCAACGAAATCTCCCGCTCCCGCGGCGTCAACTGCACCGTCGGCGCCGGTTGCCGATCCAGCCGTTCAAAGTGCCATATCATCAGCTCGAACGGATCCTCCGTCGTCAACGTGAACCCATGCGCTCGCGCCCAGAACACCTCGCCATTACGGTGCTGCATGAAACGCTCATCGGTATAGAAAGCCCCCAGCCCATTGCGCAGCCAGTGCTCGCTACGTTCGCCGATGGCCTGGTAATCCGCATGGGAGGGGTACAACAACAGGGTCAGGTGCCCTTGCAGTTCTTCACGGGTATACCCGAACAGCCGCGCAAACGCCTGGTTGCAATCGAGCATCCGCCGATGCCCGGTAATCAGCTGCGGCGCGGGCGACACCTGGAACGCCAGGCGCTCGAGGTCGGGGTAGGGTGGGGTGTGTACGGTCATTCAGGCGTCCTGCCTCGGTGTCATGGTCATGCCCCGTAGCGCTCACTACTTACTCACG includes the following:
- a CDS encoding sigma-70 family RNA polymerase sigma factor; amino-acid sequence: MSTVVSDGAAHVGLETLYREHSGWLHGWLRQRLNNTDDAADLAQDTFIRVLLARTAGTLNQPRHYLATIARGLVIDLYRRRSLENAYLEALAQQPEHYAPSAETRAAILDTLMAIDRMLDGLGPRTRAIFLAVQLDGLSYEKAAERLGVSVTTVRKHLARALMHCLLVEGA
- a CDS encoding DUF3077 domain-containing protein, producing the protein MDNDLPADHGQLGWTVGACTFMEGATKGTRLFRVEPGNCANHAMEQASVLLDSARRASFIGVMDNEPVLVWASHYLSDMAKALIDDAHMGILKKV
- a CDS encoding DUF3077 domain-containing protein encodes the protein MDNDLPADHGQLGWTVGACTFMEGATKGTRLFRVEPGNCANHAMEQASVLLDSARRASFIGVMDNEPVLVWASHYLSDMAKALMDDAHMGILKRV
- a CDS encoding GNAT family N-acetyltransferase: MMDLAVEFPEFFLPSCTLRRIHCNDVEAIFAGLSNPQVVAHYGVSYDSLEATDEQMRWYDALLEEHRGIWWGVTLPGRDELVGACGFNDWSHSDRSLDIGYWLIPEHWGRGLMQDCLPTILRFALGTLGVHRIHAEVEPENPASTRLLERLGFVLEGTLRDVEYKNGRFLNLHQYSLLATDPAGRALLEDDTPILRPSRGSDAQALSALAQRSKAHWGYPAAWMKAWEAALTFDPGQMTQQYAVLVAADGQLLGFYGLESGEDGWQLEHCWVDPQSMGSGHGRRLVGHALAVARGLGVNNLAVESDPSARGFYELLGAQHVRDVPRPVCGEPRHLPILKWEFSD
- a CDS encoding tellurite resistance TerB family protein gives rise to the protein MNTSDLLEQLLRAGQASQSQQGSGGLSSQDGLGGLGGLLGGLLGGSSAAGGGGGLGGLLGGLLGGGSAGGANQGRPAGGTNYAALASLGMLAFQAYQSWQRSQAAAPQQALRTVDQLSGAEADDHSHAILRALIAAAKADGRIDQREEQLIYAEIKRHTNDPQLQQWLDEEVAKPLDAAEVAQSALDPAMAAEMYLASVMLVDDQQTAERAYLDELASALQIDPTLQVHLEQQAKGAA
- a CDS encoding DUF4231 domain-containing protein, whose amino-acid sequence is MTADNSEHSLHNFLGAARSIKKCFVDPRREWYAKHQSYPFYMFRVCGVVTILLGVILPVVAVTYFQYKTEVMSVMSLTIAALTGLSNFFRWERSWRGREQSKFAIDALEAKWELELAKASHVLSEEKRLEHVYIATNDFFTNVRIISAAETDEFFSGMQFPQVEKPGKSKAP
- a CDS encoding LuxR C-terminal-related transcriptional regulator, giving the protein MTVHTPPYPDLERLAFQVSPAPQLITGHRRMLDCNQAFARLFGYTREELQGHLTLLLYPSHADYQAIGERSEHWLRNGLGAFYTDERFMQHRNGEVFWARAHGFTLTTEDPFELMIWHFERLDRQPAPTVQLTPREREISLHIVNGLTCKEVARQLGISHRTVEVHRARLMKKLQAKNSAELVSKIIFIS